The genomic stretch TACAGAGTAGCTGAATGTGCACACATTTTGGTCTCAGTCGCCAGTTGCTGGTTCAGTAGCTAACTCAGATATTGTTATGTTCACAGTAAAGACTATACGACAGATGTCCCACATGACACAAAATTAATGCTGGATATCAAGGATGTGCTTAGCGCAAAAACAATAGAGACAAAATCAAAGTCTATGGTTGGCAAGGATGAGATAAACGCcacgacaaaatcaaaaagaaaGCCAGCAGTTGTCAAAGAGGAGTTAACTAAAAAGGTTAAGttacctttttttctttttatgtatGATAATCTCTGGATATCATTCAATTTTACATGAGGTGATTTAAACAATGAAGTTGTGTTCTCGGATTAAATTCCTACAGGCGATAGATCATCAGAAGGATGTTACTCAAAAGGTGGCAAAGGCAAAGACAGTACTTGCTAAGGATGAGCTAACTTTAACAGCGAAGACACAAACAAAACCCGATGTTAACAAGAACGAGTCAGCTGAAAAGGCGATAGATCATCAGAAGGATGTTACTCAAAAGGTGGCAAAGGCAAAGGCAGTGCTTGCTAAGGATGGGCTAACTTTACAAGCGAAGACAAAGACAAAACCCGATGTTAACAAGAATGAGTCAGCTGAAAAGGTGACTGTAATTTCATATTATTTTGGCAGAGGACAAGCATACATGCTGTTCTTTTAGATATTCATTAAGTTAATAGCTTGACATCAAATACTTTCAGGTCATAGATCATCATAAGCGAGGTGAGATGCGTCTTCTTACAGTTGCTGAGCTGAAGTGCTTCCTCAGTATAAAAAAGCAAAAGTTGGAGGTACAAAGGAAGTGCTTATCCAAAGAGCAACTGAACTCCTTTCTTGAGATAGCCTTAAATGTGCAGTAATGCGTCGCAACATGGTGTAGATTCAGGCTGCTTCATCTACTGTGTGTTTATATTATATGCGGTCAGCATGATATTGGAAGTACTCTCAGCAAACATGATATTAGATCATTAAGAGGTATTTACTTATATAATCGGTAGAATTGTTGATATCAAGCTGCTGTGCATGATATTTTGGGAAAACGGAACAATTTTGCCTCTGGATGCATCGATAGATAACCCTTCCAGAAGTCACCTACTCCCTCCGGTCAGATTAAATGGACGCGAGTGAGAATCGTTTTAGGCAAACATCCTGGTACGGATCGTGTCGATTAAACACGTCCAGAGGTAGTATTTCTGAGTACAGAAGTTGCTGCTGCTCAGTGTCAGGCTCAACAAGATCTTAGGTCACCAAACCTGTTCATCTATTTATAATGTCATCAGGGGAGCTGAGTACTGCCACCACCACTGATGTAATACATCCACGGAAACTGGATCACCCAGACGCAGGTTTATGCCCATATGAGCCAGACAGAATTCAGATGGCCAGTTAGTGCTAAGCTGATCACAGTCGCTAGCAACAAAGCACTATAGGCACATGATTTATAGTCATCAGCAGCTGGCAACAACTTTGACCTTCCGATTATAGCACAGCTTCACTATAGGCACATGATTTATAGTCTAGAACAAATCAACAGCCCATGATATATAGTAAAGATACTACATGagaggtggcaatttggctcataggagcaaatgctctcattatataaaataatttaaaaacaattttaaaaatgttaaaaaattctgatataaattttttggtgtacatcgtgacattctatgttagtgcacaaattttcgcggagaaacaacattttatatggcgtgtacaaaaaagacaaaaaaaattccagtacgtagtcgtgttatagcatcaaaacttgtcttttttataggagccacaattgtttttagttttttttgaaaacttgtgtaccaatataaaatgtttagatgtacatgtaaaaatttagtttagaattttttgacactttaaaatgtgcattcacataatgggagcatatgctcctatgagccaaagtgcatttccctacTACATGCCTACGTGTACCAAACATAAACACCAAGCACATCCTTACTGATAGTAGGAAGTCCATACATCATTTCATTACTAGACATACATTGTCTGATATGCCCGCCAAATGGGAAAATAGTTACTGCCAATTGTTTAAGATGCTGGAAACAAAATGTGGCATAATTTCACAGCACAAGCAAACGCTATTTAAGAACTCTGCAGGAGGCAAAGATAATCCGATAGTAACATAAGTTTAACGGTAGCGGCGAAGGGAAACGGTTTGGTTGCGCTTCCAGGTCGCTCTCCTTGATGGCCTGTTCTTGTGGTGCCGGGTGCCCTTGCCACGCAGGCCACGGAACTTCTTGCCAGCAGATGTGAGACCACGAAGCTCACGGTGCTTGTGCACAGGGTTGCAGAGCCAGTTGATCCTTGGGTCGTTGCGGACAGCATTGTGAGCAACATCCACGAGTATCACCTCAAAGTACTTGTAGGTCGAGTCCTGTATTAAGAGAGAAAAAGATAAGTATGGGCACGGTAGCGTAGTGAAAAGGTGGACCATGGTACGATCTTTAGACATATATCTGTAAGAATTATGTACCTCATTCACCCAGTAGGAGTTGAGCACCCTCAGGCCACCCAACCTACGTCCAGCTCTCTCCTCAGCAACAGACCTCTTGTTTCTCTGGAACTTGAGCTGGGTAATACCCTGGTGCTTGGGCTTGCCATAAACAATACCCTTGGGCACAGGTCTCTTCCTGCCACCACGCCTGACACGGATCCGGTAAACTACATACCCCTAGAAGACACACAGAGAATATTATTATTCCTCAGATGTGAAGCAAACTGGCCTCGTGTTTGAAGCAAAACCCAGAAATAAGTGTACAGGAAAGGATGGCGCATCACATGGACAAATCAGCCAACTGCATAACCAGAACCAATAATATAAGAAAAATACAATTGATTACTGACAGACAAGCTTCCGCCATTGAAGAAGGCCCAAGGATCAGCCAACAATAGAAGCAAACAACTAACACTAGCTAACAGAAACTCACTTGTAAGTTGTAACTGCACTGGTTATCAAATCAGCAGAGCCAATACCAAGTGCAAGATAACACACATAACCCAGTAAAATTGTTTTTAACTGTAGCCAGTCACATCAATAATGAAATCTTTGAAGAATGCTACTGAAATACTACATCCAAACTATTATTGCTGTAGCTAACAAGCAGGCTCCTCCCAGCAAGCCAATGAATCCAATGACTAATAAAAAAACTATGAGCGAGTCTGCAAGATTTCAGCCCATGGTAACATCTAATAAAGTAATACTCTACATTAAGTGCCAAAACTCATAAACTAATCAGCATTGAGGGTCAAACCAGCAACAAACTTATTGCTACTCAGCAACTAACTTAAACAGACCAACTGAGAAAAGTAGCATAGTCACTGAATCAGCAAACACCACAACCACACATGCACAAATCTAGAAAGTAACCATCTGAATTCAAGCACTGGCAGACAGGATAAATTGCTTTGTACCCTGCTGCATGCAAACGGCAAGTTCCTAATGCAAAGTAACAACTCCATTTCATTCCAACATAAGTTTGGCAATTTTTTAAAAGATCCCTGGTTTACCATAAGAACGAAACAATACATCCATGGGGACTTCGAAGTAACTAATCGAACTGAGAAACAAGAACACACCATTCCATACATCTGATGCTAGCTACTcccccgtcctcaaataagtgtacttctacGTTCAGAATTTGTCCTAAAACGAGTGTACATCTACACTACCA from Lolium rigidum isolate FL_2022 chromosome 4, APGP_CSIRO_Lrig_0.1, whole genome shotgun sequence encodes the following:
- the LOC124650382 gene encoding 60S ribosomal protein L15-2; amino-acid sequence: MGAYKFVSELWRRKQSDVMRFVQRVRCWEYRQQPAIVRITRPTRPDRARRLGFKAKQGYVVYRIRVRRGGRKRPVPKGIVYGKPKHQGITQLKFQRNKRSVAEERAGRRLGGLRVLNSYWVNEDSTYKYFEVILVDVAHNAVRNDPRINWLCNPVHKHRELRGLTSAGKKFRGLRGKGTRHHKNRPSRRATWKRNQTVSLRRYR